A genomic segment from Scomber japonicus isolate fScoJap1 chromosome 11, fScoJap1.pri, whole genome shotgun sequence encodes:
- the chaf1b gene encoding chromatin assembly factor 1 subunit B: MKVVTCEIAWHNKEPVYSLDFQHSCDGRIHRLATAGVDTTVRLWRVDMGPDGKAVVEFLSNLARHTKAVNTVRFSPNGELLASGGDDAAILLWKLNDSKEPEQAPMFQEDEDAQLNKESWSVVKTLRGHIEDVYDISWTRDGNFMVSGSVDNTAIMWDVNKGQKLCILNDHKSYVQGVAWDPLGQYVATLSCDRVMRVYSTHTKKKACCISKMSSGTPTEGEAKQYRMFHDDSMRSFFRRLSFTPDGSFLLAPAGCVEVGENIMNTTYIFSRKGLKRPIAHLPCPSKATLAVRCCPVYFELRTKKGEDGSIQTLPNVFQLPYRMVFAVASEDSIFLYDTQQTLPFGLVSNIHYHTLSDLTWSGDGSFLAVSSTDGYCSFLSFSPGELGTPLKEPPTLEVFVPNSGVEKKGKKTSAARTSSPVSQPSCTTPIPTNQTSLGKDTPSSVTTPEEKKGTPSAKSKPQPRRITLNTLEGWGKPTTPKATTPSAPQTPTSASTSAPSTPQPNVTHLTPTSSKTQPRITPLTPSTPKVLNSANTPGPTTPKGTTTPKGPTPRRVSLTPVASRSSSSLFNNPSSTEKAKHERPSPPSDPVCQPPESKRPKTRDPPAKDRVTQA, encoded by the exons ATGAAGGTGGTAACGTGTGAGATTGCGTGGCACAACAAGGAGCCGGTGTACAGTCTGGACTTCCAGCACAGCTGTGATGGGCGCATTCACCGTCTGGCCACAGCTGGAGTAGACACCACAGTCAGG CTGTGGCGGGTAGACATGGGACCAGATGGGAAGGCAGTGGTGGAGTTTCTGTCTAATCTGGCTAGACACACAAAGGCTGTCAACACTGTGCGCTTCAGCCCCAACGGAGAGCTGCTTGCCTCAGGAGGAGATG ATGCAGCGATTCTTCTGTGGAAGCTCAATGACAGTAAGGAGCCCGAGCAGGCCCCCATGTTTCAGGAGGATGAAGATGCTCAGCTCAACAAGGAGAGCTGGTCTGTTGTCAAGACACTAAG GGGACACATAGAGGATGTGTATGACATCAGCTGGACCCGGGATGGAAACTTCATGGTCTCCGGCTCTGTAGACAACACAGCTATCATGTGGGACGTCAACAAAG gaCAGAAACTTTGTATCTTGAATGACCATAAGAGCTACGTGCAGGGGGTGGCCTGGGATCCTCTGGGCCAGTATGTTGCCACTCTCAGTTGTGACAG GGTGATGCGTGTGTACAGCACTCACACCAAGAAGAAGGCCTGCTGTATAAGTAAAATGAGCTCTGGGACACCTACAGAGGGAGAG GCGAAGCAGTACAGAATGTTCCACGATGACAGTATGAGGTCGTTCTTTCGACGCCTTTCGTTCACACCAGACGGCTCTTTCCTGCTTGCTCCAG CTGGATGTGTGGAGGTTGGAGAAAACATCATGAACACCACCTACATCTTTTCCAGGAAGGGCCTCAAGAG GCCTATCGCCCACTTGCCATGTCCAAGTAAAGCTACGCTAGCTGTGCGCTGCTGTCCCGTCTACTTCGAACTGAGGACCAAGAAAGGAGAAG ACGGTTCCATCCAGACTCTTCCAAATGTATTCCAGTTGCCGTACCGGATGGTGTTTGCAGTGGCGTCTGAGGATTCCATCTTCTTGTATGACACGCAGCAGACCCTTCCTTTCGGCCTGGTGTCCAACATCCACTACCACACACTGAGTGATCTTACATG GTCTGGTGATGGCTCCTTCCTGGCTGTGTCCTCCACTGACGGCTATtgctccttcctgtccttctctcctgGGGAGCTGGGCACTCCGCTGAAGGAGCCTCCCACGCTAGAGGTCTTTGTCCCGAACAGTGGCGTTGAGAAAAAAGGCAAGAAGACATCAGCAGCTAGGACCTCCTCTCCTGTATCACAGCCATCTTGCACTACCCCAATTCCCACAAACCAAACCAGCCTGGGCAAAGACACCCCCTCCTCTGTCACAACcccagaggagaagaagggcaCACCCAGTGCCAAATCCAAACCTCAGCCGCGCAGGATCACCCTCAACACCTTAGAGGGCTGGGGGAAGCCCACTACTCCAAAAGCCACGACTCCTTCAGCACCTCAGACACCCACGTCTGCAAGCACAAGCGCACCCTCTACTCCTCAACCCAATGTCACCCACCTCACCCCTACCAGCTCCAAAACCCAGCCACGCATCACTCCCCTCACTCCCTCCACCCCTAAAGTCCTCAACAGCGCTAATACTCCTGGGCCCACAACTCCTAAGGGTACTACTACTCCAAAAGGGCCCACCCCAAG
- the morc3a gene encoding MORC family CW-type zinc finger protein 3a produces MAAQTERGVPLSTLCPKFLHTNSTSHTWPFSAIAELIDNAYDPDVWAKQFWIDKTIVNEEECLSFMDNGNGLDLETMHKMLSFGYSDKTAVGGVQPIGIYGNGFKSGSMRLGKDAIVFSKSKDASCVGMLSQTYLEKIDAQQIVVPILLFEQTGAKKFSVKEEHKASLQDILRYSPFKTEEELLTEINAIGNSWSTGKTGTRIIIWNLRSTSTGTEFDFQTNRYDIRIPSDVYEEMSKTPQNAANITLYNPESVYSLRAYCSILYLKPRMQIIIRGQKVKSQLIAKSLACIRKDRYKPTFLTRHVPITFGYNTKSKDQYGIMMYHKNRLIKAYERVGCQLRANNKGVGVIGVMECNYLDPTHNKQSFLETDKYRKTMSNLGIKLEEYWNEIRYTKNRENPDSAIPVEDTMKRPDQNWVQCDNCLRWRKLPDGIDCSKLPDKWFCQLNPDPQFRSCQVEEEPEDSDDDQPSYRKTYKQQEKEDKKKQDTQRQKIEEEQRQREEQRLANLAKQNKALRRKLRETAARPPSTPITPKSRSLQGGAARAGSSPQGSSTISKAACSPSSSSGLPIITNVCSLSPATTRGKRLPPVTPQRTPKRPRVSPLDRVTSDAPLSVDAPVSPSVINENDDSDDSDDTDDDIFILETASTPKPKKTDLDLSKVEIKQEPIDSNVDMLMECSDDATVDDAPDANAAGTGPSETVAAGTSTSPAPPPEVASITTQTEARKIKEESQTEENGGAWQSTSNESGAQLKSDVGVCSIEQRLIKQDSNDDSHSGNKGKQTLLNGMNYLDSDEDAGPSCANASDKKSSPPHFGNMAEAQEQQDELLKLMQATAQERDSFKEQVSQLTCQLEDMQSRLQELSQINVKKELSHQANQTEETEDGKDYKSLFEKAKQKVDELIKDKEALLTAAETKPSTSEEKDMDEIALQVDSLVRELDQRNKERDELRSQLDSLEEDKAILASQCEELRLSLQQQREEAQKRSIAQLRTSDSSAQTDPVEAERTADLGTASTSDTLIELRHNVGRLLVSFVPALDLAQVNYECNVLDEILQQVLSDVETVEKWIKK; encoded by the exons ATGGCGGCCCAAACAGAGCGCGGTGTCCCTCTGAGTACG CTTTGTCCCAAGTTTCTTCACACCAACTCTACCAGCCACACCTGGCCCTTCAGTGCTATTGCTGAGCTCATAG ACAATGCCTACGATCCAGATGTTTGGGCCAAACAGTTCTGGATTGATAAGACTATAGTCAACGAAGAGGAATGCCTCAGCTTCATGGATAATGGAAATGGACTGGACCTTGAAACAATGCATAAAATGCTCAG CTTTGGATACAGTGACAAGACTGCTGTAGGTGGTGTACAGCCGATTGGTATCTATGGCAACGGTTTCAAGTCTGGATCCATGCGTCTGGGCAAAGACGCCATTGTCTTTTCCAAGTCGAAGGATGCCTCATGTGTTGGGATGCTCTCTCAGACCTACCTGGAAAAGATCGATGCTCAGCAAATAGTTGTACCCATTCTCCTCTTTGAGCAGACAGGAGCAAAAAAGT TCAGTGTAAAAGAGGAGCACAAAGCCAGTCTGCAAGACATCTTGCGCTATTCTCCTTTCAAGACAGAGGAAGAACTTCTCACTGAAATCAATGCCATCGGTAACTCTTGGTCCACAGGGAAAACTGGCACAAGGATCATCATCTGGAATCTCCGCAG cacGTCCACTGGAACGGAGTTTGATTTTCAGACAAACCGTTACGACATCAGAATTCCATCTGACGTCTACGAGGAAATGAGTAAAACTCCTCAAAATGCAGCGAACATCACTTTATACAACCCTGAGAGTGTGTACTCACTGAGG GCATATTGCAGTATTTTGTACCTGAAGCCTCGGATGCAGATCATCATACGAGGTCAAAAGGTGAAATCTCAGCTCATTGCAAAGAGTCTGGCCTGCATCAGGAAGGACCGCTACAAGCCCACTTTCCTG acCAGACATGTTCCTATCACTTTTGGTTATAACACCAAAAGTAAAGACCAGTATGGCATTATGATGTATCACAAGAATCGTCTCATCAAAGCCTACGAACGTGTGGGCTGCCAGCTCAGG GCCAATAACAAAGGCGTTGGGGTTATCGGGGTCATGGAGTGTAACTATCTGGATCCTACCCACAACAAACAGAGCTTTTTGGAGACTGATAAGTACAG GAAAACTATGAGCAATTTGGGGATCAAACTGGAGGAGTACTGGAATGAAATCCGCTACACAAAGAATAGAGAGAATCCAGATAGCGCCATACCAGTGGAAGATACCAT GAAGCGTCCAGATCAAAACTGGGTGCAGTGTGATAACTGTTTGCGCTGGCGGAAACTCCCTGATGGGATTGACTGCAGCAAGCTGCCAGATAAATGGTTCTGCCAGTTGAATCCTGATCCTCAGTTCAG GAGCTGCCAGGTAGAGGAGGAGCCTGAGGACTCTGATGATGATCAACCTTCATACCGCAAAACCTACAAACAACA agagaaagaagacaagaagaaacaagatacacaaagacaaaag ATAGAGGAAGAACAAAGGCAACGGGAAGAGCAGCGCTTGGCTAATCTTGCCAAGCAAAACAAGGCTCTTAGACGAAAACTGCGTGAAACA GCTGCGCGTCCACCCTCCACTCCCATTACCCCAAAGAGCAGGTCACTGCAAGGGGGTGCTGCAAGGGCCGGATCCTCTCCACAAGGGTCCTCCACCATTTCCAAAGCTG CCTGCAGCCCCTCCAGTAGCAGTGGTCTTCCAATTATCACTAATGTATGTTCTCTGTCACCAGCCACCACAAG GGGGAAAAGACTGCCGCCGGTTACTCCACAAAGAACGCCCAAAAGACCAAGAGTAAGTCCCTTGGATAGAGTTACCTCAGATGCACCCCTGTCAGTGGATGCACCGGTCTCCCCGTCAGTCATCAATGAGAACGATGAtagtgatgatagtgatgatacCGATGACGACATATTCATCTTGGAGACTGCCAGTACCCCCAAGCCAAAAAAGACAGATTTGGATTTGTCTAAAGTGGAGATCAAGCAGGAGCCAATTGATTCCAATGTGGACATGCTGATGGAGTGTAGTGATGATGCCACTGTGGATGATGCGCCTGACGCAAATGCTGCCGGAACAGGCCCGTCAGAGACAGTGGCTGCGGGAACCAGTACCTCCCCAGCACCTCCTCCAGAGGTGGCCAGCATCACCACCCAAACAGAAGCACGTAAAATAAAGGAGGAGAGTCAAACTGAAGAGAATGGGGGAGCATGGCAGAGTACATCTAATGAGAGTGGAGCACAACTGAAATCAGATGTTGGTGTCTGCAGCATTGAGCAAAGATTAATTAAGCAAGATAGTAACGATGACAGTCACAGCGGGAACAAAGGAAAGCAGACTTTGCTGAATGGAATGAACTATCTGGATAGTGACGAAGACGCTGGTCCTTCGTGTGCAAATGCCTCTGACAAAAAGTCGTCTCCACCGCACTTCGGCAATATGGCCGAGGCTCAGGAACAGCAAGATGAGCTCCTAAAGCTCATGCAGGCTACAGCTCAGGAGAGAGACTCTTTCAAAGAGCAGGTCAGTCAACTTACCTGTCAGCTGGAAGACATGCAGAGCAGACTGCAGGAACTGTCTCAGATCAATGTAAAGAAGGAGTTGTCTCACCAAGCCAAccagacagaggagacagaggatggGAAGGACTACAAAAGTTTGTTTGAAAAGGCCAAACAGAAAGTCGATGAACTGATTAAGGACAAAGAGGCTTTGCTGACAGCTGCTGAAACCAAACCCAGTACTTCAGAGGAAAAGGACATGGATGAGATTGCGCTGCAAGTTGACTCTCTGGTACGGGAACTGGATCaaagaaacaaggagagagatgAACTGCGCTCACAG TTGGACAGCCTGGAGGAAGACAAGGCAATACTGGCATCTCAGTGTGAAGAGCTTAGGTTAAgtctgcagcagcagagggaaGAGGCACAGAAGAGAAGCATAGCTCAACTCAGAACCAGTGACTCCTCTGCACAGACAGATCCAGTAGAGGCAGAACGGACAGCCGACCTTGGCACAGCTTCAACTTCAGACAC ttTGATTGAGCTACGTCATAACGTTGGACGCCTGCTTGTCTCCTTTGTGCCGGCTCTGGACCTGGCCCAAGTCAACTATGAATGTAATGTACTCGATGAGATCCTACAACAGGTTCTCTCAGATGTAGAGACTGTAGAGAAATGGATCAAGAAATGA